The genome window TTCACCATTCTTATTGGTTACTATGGCTTTTGGGTTTGCGTTTGTTTTTTTTCAAATTTTATCATTTTTTAAATATAAAAATGAGTATAAAAAGCCATTTCAGGACTACTCTACTCTAATTAAAGTTAATATTTCGACAGTAGGAGCTTGGATTGGATTCTTTTACGGGGTAAAATATTTGGAACCTGCCATTGTTAGTACACTTATTGCGGGAATTGGTCCAGCTATAGCTACAATTTATCAAGGTTTCTTTGCTTCAAAGAGAAATATAAACCCAGTTGAAAATTATTCAGCTTTTGGGATTTTAATCTGTTCAATTTTATTAGTTTGGATTTCGCTTAATGGGATGACATCTGTTAATTCAGTAAATTATATTGATATTACTAAAGGGGTCATTCTTACATTCATTAGTAGTGTATGTGTTGTAATCACAACATTCTACACAAAGAAACTTTCTGGTTTAGGGTGTTCACCTATGACAATTATGGCTCATAGATTTTATTTATTAATTCCTATTTCCTTAATTGCTTTTCTCATTACAAATACACAAAAGGTTAATATCCTGGAGAACCTACCAATTATTATTTATATTGCTGTATTTGGTGCAACGATACCGCTACTATGTCTACAATATGGGATAAAATATTGCACACCTATAATGGTTGTTACTTTATTAGCTATAGCACCTTTATTTACATTTTTATTTGAAATTGCAGATCCAAGATTAAACCTTAGTCCAGTATCAGGTGGGCTCATTACATTGACAACAGCTATATGTATTATATCTACTCTTAGTTCTTTAAAAAAGGAAAAACAAATATCTACTCCTAGTTCTTTAAAAAAGGAAAAACAGGCTGCTAATTAAATTCATTAAGTCAAAACCCTTAGATATAATCATTCACTTATCTAAGGGTTTTGTCTATTAAATTTTAGATTGTATTTTTAAAATTAAGCAATAGATAGCTAAAAAAATTTAGCACGAAAAATATAATTCTTAAGGGGGAAAGTCATGAATTCTAAAACAAATGCTGTAGTTTCAAGTAGGGAGGTTACTGTTGGTGATATAAGCAAAGTTAATAAGCCGACAGCAAAACTCCAAAAATCACTAAAAACTAAACATCTCACGATGATTTCGATTGGGGGATCAATCGGAACAGGATTATTTATTTCTAGTGGAACTTCAATATATATTGCAGGTCCAGGTGGTGCTTTAGTTGCTTATGTTCTGATTGGCATTATGGTATATTTGCTCATGATGAGTTTAGGGGAGATGGCAACATATATGCCAGACTCTGGATCGTTTAGTACATACGCTTCTAGATACATAGATCCAGCTTTAGGGTTTGCTTTAGGTTGGAATTATTGGTATACCTGGGCGATTACAATAGCAGTCGAATTATCAGCTTCGGCCATAATTATGAAATTTTGGTTTCCAAATATACCAGGTATTATTTGGAGTGCGCTTTTTTTAGCCATTATTCTTATGCTGAATTATTTTTCGGTAAGGTCCTTTGGTGAAGCTGAGTATTGGTTTTCTTTAATTAAGGTAATAACAATTATTATTTTTTTAATTGTTGGAGTATTAACAATAATAGGTATCATGGGTGGAGAACATATAGGCTTTAAGAATTTAGCATTTAGTGAAAATACTTTTCATGGTGGTTTTCTTAGTATTTTGTCTGTGTTTATGATTGCGGGCTTCTCTTTTCAAGGAACTGAGTTGATTGGGATAGCTGCTGGGGAAAGTCAAAATCCCGAGAAGGACGTGCCTAAATCGATAAAACAAGTATTTTGGCGAATTCTTCTTTTTTATATTCTTGCTATTTTCGTAATAGGTTTGATTATTCCTTATAATCATCCTAATTTGATGAATGAGGATGTACAGAATATATCAATGAGTCCGTTTACAATTGTATTTGAAAAATCAGGAATTGCTTTTGCGGCTTCAGTAATGAATGCTGTTATATTAACGGCTATTCTCTCTGCTGCAAACTCAGGAATGTATGCCTCAACTAGAATGCTATGGGTTTTAGCAAAGGAGGGAAAAGCTCCAAAATTTTTAACAAAGGTAAGTAAAAGTGGTATCCCTGTTAACGCTCTAATTGCCACGGCTTTAGTTGGTATGTTTGCATTTTTATCTTCATTTCTAGGTGAAGGTCGCGTATTTATGTGGTTACTTAATTCCTCTGGACTCTCTGGTTTTATAGCTTGGACAGGGATAGCCATTAGCCATTATAGATTCCGCAAAGCATATATAGCACAAGGGGGGGATGTAAATAAGTTACCTTATAAGGCTAAGTGGTATCCTTTTTCTCCAATTGTTTCCACTGCACTTTGCATAATTGTAATTATTGGGCAAAAATATGAGATTTTTATGGGAAAAGAAGTTGCTTGGGAAAGCTTATTAATGACATATAGTGGGTTGCCGATATTTTTTGCGTTATGGTTTTTTTATAAATGGAAGAATAAAACAAAAATTATTCCTCTTCAAGAATGTAATTTACAGAGAAAAAGCTAAATTTATCGATAAATAAGTATAAAAGATGATAAAATAAATTACTATATTTAGACGTATAATTATTATTATGCTAATCGAGGTAATATTTTGGAGAATAATAAATCTCTCAACTTAATGGTAATATAGTGTCCACTTTTAGAGTAATAAAAAAATTGAATTGTACTCTATAAAATGGATAGTTTTAATAAAAGAACATGAATAATTAAGCACTTAAAAGATGGTTTCACTATTCTACCGGAGTCATCTTTTTTAGTATTCAATTTAGTGTACCATCTCCACAATGTTTTTTATTAAACGTCTACGATTTGGGATACAATTCACTTCGAGGATAAAAAGGAAGTTTCTTTTTTGTCAGGAATCCCCAATTTGCAGAACGTTTATTAAACAAGATTTTTCTACAATACATGAATTTAAAGTATTATTGGATAGAATGAACCAAGTACAGAATGTTGAAGAGAAGGAATTTAATATAAGAACTCCTGGATCAAAAAAATAGGAAGATATCGATAAGACAAATTGAGAATCTTCCTATTATATAGATACTAAAACAATGAATCCCCTATATCTATTGTTACCAGATTTTGTCGCCTTGTACGCTCTCTTAAATAACGTTCTGTCGTCATAATAGATTCATGTCCTAAATAATCAGATTATTTATTGGGGTATAAAATAAAAGGATAAAAGTAAAAATTATATAAATAGATATAATATTTTATAATGAGATGTATAATCAAAATGACACACCTTTTTATTTTATTTAAGTTTTTCTTTTTTTATTTATAGGATAAAGGAGGAGCACTTGTGAAAGATGAACGGCGAGCCATTATTAAGGAAGTTTCCTATTTAGAAATGAAACATTGTATCGAATGTCCTTTATACAATTCAAAAGAAGTTGCATCCGAGAAAGGTCGAAAGAGAAAAATTAGAAATAATAAGTTATGTGAGGGCTGTCCGGTGTATAAGGAGATTCGAAAGAGAGGAGACCGATTGAATATATTACCAAAACAGGGGACATTTAATGCAATAAAACAAAAATATATGGACAATCCAGGTGTTTATTTGCAGTGCAAAGAATATCCTATTTATTTTTAAGGTACTTATTAACGTTATATTGAGGCGAAGTGGTCTTTAGATAGGGAACTATATTAAACTATTAATAAAATCCTCATATAACGAGATCTGAAAAGTCGTTTTTTGAAAGAGTTAAGTTGAATTGCTAATTTTATGGAAAAAACAAGGGGTTTTATTTATTTCACAACCAATTCAAAATAAACACCTAGTATTCTACATTTATATAGCTAAACAAAGAAATACCAACCTATTAGTATACATATTTAAGTTATAATGAACTAAAGATCAAATAAACTCGTTAATTAAAATATTTTGAAGATTACGAT of Bacillus clarus contains these proteins:
- a CDS encoding DMT family transporter, with protein sequence MSKVQYKKASLIGVGFVLIYNILSSIKEVVSGHVVQTISPFLLVTMAFGFAFVFFQILSFFKYKNEYKKPFQDYSTLIKVNISTVGAWIGFFYGVKYLEPAIVSTLIAGIGPAIATIYQGFFASKRNINPVENYSAFGILICSILLVWISLNGMTSVNSVNYIDITKGVILTFISSVCVVITTFYTKKLSGLGCSPMTIMAHRFYLLIPISLIAFLITNTQKVNILENLPIIIYIAVFGATIPLLCLQYGIKYCTPIMVVTLLAIAPLFTFLFEIADPRLNLSPVSGGLITLTTAICIISTLSSLKKEKQISTPSSLKKEKQAAN
- a CDS encoding zinc-finger domain-containing protein, which encodes MKDERRAIIKEVSYLEMKHCIECPLYNSKEVASEKGRKRKIRNNKLCEGCPVYKEIRKRGDRLNILPKQGTFNAIKQKYMDNPGVYLQCKEYPIYF
- a CDS encoding amino acid permease; its protein translation is MNSKTNAVVSSREVTVGDISKVNKPTAKLQKSLKTKHLTMISIGGSIGTGLFISSGTSIYIAGPGGALVAYVLIGIMVYLLMMSLGEMATYMPDSGSFSTYASRYIDPALGFALGWNYWYTWAITIAVELSASAIIMKFWFPNIPGIIWSALFLAIILMLNYFSVRSFGEAEYWFSLIKVITIIIFLIVGVLTIIGIMGGEHIGFKNLAFSENTFHGGFLSILSVFMIAGFSFQGTELIGIAAGESQNPEKDVPKSIKQVFWRILLFYILAIFVIGLIIPYNHPNLMNEDVQNISMSPFTIVFEKSGIAFAASVMNAVILTAILSAANSGMYASTRMLWVLAKEGKAPKFLTKVSKSGIPVNALIATALVGMFAFLSSFLGEGRVFMWLLNSSGLSGFIAWTGIAISHYRFRKAYIAQGGDVNKLPYKAKWYPFSPIVSTALCIIVIIGQKYEIFMGKEVAWESLLMTYSGLPIFFALWFFYKWKNKTKIIPLQECNLQRKS